The genomic DNA AAGGATGTTCCATATCAAGTCGTAGATAAACACATTGTCTACATAACGAATTTGATGAATCCGCATGAGTTTATGTTGGACGATCCCATCGTATAATTGGAATCCGCCTGCCCCAAGCAATACGCCTCCCCACCACTTCATAAGCCACAATGCATGTCGACGCCGAAGGTCGGCGAACAGGAATAATCCCGCAATGGTCGCAAACCAACTAAAAGCATGAAACAAACCATCTGAAATCAACCCAACATCGGTTGTGGATTTGTCATAGAAATGATGCCAATGCAACAACTGATGAAAAACGGTTTCATCTATGAAAGCCGCTAGACCGATTCCGAATAAAAATCCGTACCATAAATTTCGACTTGAGTAGGTAAATTCATTATTAAAATTTGAATGCATCTTCTTCGTTTCCATTTTTTATCGCTTTTGATCTCCTTTGCTATAAATCTCCGTATATCCGTGTTAACAGGAACATTAACCCAGCTCTCACTAGTTTAGCCGGATGGATTCAAAGCTAAAACCGGCTTCGTGTTTTTTAATAAAAAAAGCTGCTATATTTAAGCAGCTATGGACTTCAATGATATTCAATATTGCCCCTATTTATATGATCCCATGCATTTGCGATTCCACATCAAGACAATTGATCGCGATTGATTAACTCCGGCGGTTGTTCCATCCATCCGTGGTCAATCATGATATTAGCCCCATCTTCAACATATAACGAAACATCCAATAAACATCGTGCATATAAGGCACCAATATCTCGTCTCCCATTGAGTGAGGCTCCATTGGCATATTCCCTTATTTTCATTGAGAACATATCAATCTTATGAAAAACCATGAGTTTGTCCGAAAATGGCGGCGTGGTCGATGGGGTCACCAAATGATCTAAAATGGTTGGTGCAGGAGAATGATCTTTGTTCAACTTATCTGAAAGCATTTCGATATGCTTCTTATTAATATTCTCGCCCCGCTCCAAGTACTTTTTTACTTTCTCATGTCTTGCTCCCTGCCTAAAACCAACAATGAGCGCTTTACTTGTGATATCGTTATTAATGTTATCGAAAAGATGAGCCACTTCCAATCCATGAAGTGGCCGAACATCTCCAAGAAAACCGCTCAGGAAATCTTGTCGTTTCACAAAGTCAACTTTTTCTGGACTCGGCATAGGTTGTGCATTCGTTAAAATCCCTTTAGATTTTAAAACATCATTGACCTCAGTCATTAATTTGACAGTATCCCTCAGACTTTCAACAAAAAAATCCCTTACATCCTTTCTTGTCACTATTGGAATCGCAGCACTGTAGATGCTAATCCCAGCTTTGCCAACATATTGTAGATAATAAAGATAAAACTCATCGTAAAAGAGTCGAGGAGCATCTTGATCGACATCTTCATCCGTTAACCCAACTGGTATAGGAAAATTTTCTTTAACGAAAATCGCTTTGATATCACGGATAAATGATTCACTTAAATCCAAAGCATATTTCAATACCTTTTTAATATCCGCATCATCCACGTGTTTCAGATAGTAACTGATGACACATCTACCTAGCGTATTACCCGTGTAGGATGCCCAAAGCTTCCCCATTTCTGCTGATGTTAACGGGTTACCATGTAACTGATTTGATGATTGATCTTCTCTCATAACGCAATA from Tuberibacillus sp. Marseille-P3662 includes the following:
- a CDS encoding DUF3231 family protein — its product is MREDQSSNQLHGNPLTSAEMGKLWASYTGNTLGRCVISYYLKHVDDADIKKVLKYALDLSESFIRDIKAIFVKENFPIPVGLTDEDVDQDAPRLFYDEFYLYYLQYVGKAGISIYSAAIPIVTRKDVRDFFVESLRDTVKLMTEVNDVLKSKGILTNAQPMPSPEKVDFVKRQDFLSGFLGDVRPLHGLEVAHLFDNINNDITSKALIVGFRQGARHEKVKKYLERGENINKKHIEMLSDKLNKDHSPAPTILDHLVTPSTTPPFSDKLMVFHKIDMFSMKIREYANGASLNGRRDIGALYARCLLDVSLYVEDGANIMIDHGWMEQPPELINRDQLS
- a CDS encoding DUF2243 domain-containing protein, with product METKKMHSNFNNEFTYSSRNLWYGFLFGIGLAAFIDETVFHQLLHWHHFYDKSTTDVGLISDGLFHAFSWFATIAGLFLFADLRRRHALWLMKWWGGVLLGAGGFQLYDGIVQHKLMRIHQIRYVDNVFIYDLIWNILAVLMIILGFTLVIRMQHIHRRETDSHGQ